The Lujinxingia litoralis genome has a window encoding:
- a CDS encoding pyridoxal-phosphate dependent enzyme, whose translation MPSPACGAFGAFGGRFVAEALWSPLAEVAHAFEEAVADPGFSGRLHGWAEQRLGRPTPLCHLGELSRELGGAQLWLKREDLLPGGSFCTLTALTQALVAVRMNRRELVGETATGDFGVALGQMGLALGLKVRVFMTRDDMEAEPIAVRSMEEMGLALEPVDGPTRGRRGAMAEALRYVARAPQDAFYASSSLASPDPYPRMLELGAEIIGNECARQLRERGASADYVIAPVGSGGFACGMFGAFLDQGSHSPGAQLVGVQSGGDGTPGRGAASLVRGRPGVHLGTRSYVLQDDQGQVLTPLTDAAGLAMPVVGPQHARWMRTGQVQYVELADAEAYAAVRTLARAEGVLASLETGYALAYALRLAPTLNDDAHVVVGVSGDGTRDLSRLARASAGGL comes from the coding sequence ATGCCCTCGCCGGCGTGCGGAGCCTTTGGAGCATTTGGGGGACGTTTTGTGGCCGAGGCGCTCTGGTCGCCGCTGGCCGAGGTGGCCCACGCCTTTGAGGAGGCGGTGGCCGACCCGGGGTTTTCGGGGCGCTTGCATGGCTGGGCCGAGCAGCGTCTGGGGCGGCCCACACCTCTGTGCCACCTGGGAGAGCTCTCGCGAGAGCTGGGCGGAGCCCAGCTCTGGTTAAAACGCGAGGATCTGTTGCCCGGCGGGTCCTTTTGCACGCTCACCGCGCTGACACAGGCGCTGGTGGCGGTGCGGATGAATCGTCGGGAGTTGGTGGGGGAGACGGCCACGGGCGATTTCGGCGTGGCGCTGGGCCAGATGGGGCTGGCGCTGGGGCTGAAGGTGCGCGTGTTCATGACGCGCGACGACATGGAGGCCGAGCCCATCGCCGTGCGCAGCATGGAAGAGATGGGGCTGGCGCTGGAGCCGGTCGATGGACCGACGCGCGGGCGTCGCGGGGCGATGGCAGAGGCGCTGCGCTATGTGGCGCGCGCTCCACAAGATGCGTTTTACGCGTCGAGCTCGCTGGCCAGCCCCGATCCTTACCCGCGGATGCTGGAGCTGGGGGCGGAGATCATCGGCAATGAGTGCGCGCGTCAGCTCCGAGAGCGCGGAGCGAGCGCCGATTACGTGATCGCCCCGGTCGGGAGTGGCGGGTTTGCCTGTGGCATGTTCGGGGCTTTTCTGGACCAGGGCTCGCACTCGCCGGGCGCTCAGCTGGTGGGCGTGCAATCCGGCGGGGATGGCACCCCGGGGCGGGGAGCTGCCAGCCTGGTGCGGGGCCGCCCCGGCGTGCATCTGGGCACCCGATCCTACGTGCTACAAGACGATCAGGGGCAGGTGCTTACGCCGCTAACTGACGCCGCCGGGCTGGCGATGCCGGTGGTGGGCCCGCAGCACGCACGCTGGATGCGCACCGGTCAGGTCCAGTATGTGGAGCTCGCCGACGCCGAGGCCTACGCGGCGGTGCGCACCCTGGCGCGAGCCGAAGGGGTGCTGGCGAGCCTGGAGACCGGGTACGCCCTGGCGTACGCGTTGCGGCTGGCCCCCACGCTCAACGACGATGCGCACGTGGTGGTAGGGGTGAGCGGCGACGGCACCCGCGACCTCTCGCGGCTGGCGCGGGCCTCGGCGGGAGGACTCTGA
- a CDS encoding vWA domain-containing protein, which translates to MITRQVGWMMAAMVVGLGVGLHVAADEDPPAAPGAPAMTEVLDAVVTEAVEALEPAPTAEKPDHGILALTLRAEFAHKKVLAERESETYLDLRVDAWDGQAEVRPRLNVALVLDRSGSMAGEPMAKARQAAASFVERLEEGDRVSVIAFGGAPEVVVVPTAIEGATRARVIAAIEGIDSGGATHLSGGIEAASGALRGARQSDSVDRMIVMTDGLPTTGITATEELLALARQARAEGITVTALGFGTSYDASLMASLAEEGAGNYRYIAGTADVEPAFSAELDALAATVATGVTLTLLPSPGVHIEEVFGMPADPSAGALTLHLGDLRAETRRRVMLRLKTRGLPLDGQARVRVILNYHDRITDRPVEHGMVATAGTTHDDVEMVASLRPEVMARVQEALATRALSEATEAYARGDQEGATRHLENERRRMRRASADYGLAKEEMAPMAAEVDALKARMGSAAPSSAAGKALRFERSQRDLELKRGEATPGAW; encoded by the coding sequence ATGATCACGCGACAGGTAGGCTGGATGATGGCGGCGATGGTGGTGGGGCTGGGGGTGGGGCTGCATGTGGCCGCCGATGAAGATCCTCCTGCGGCTCCGGGGGCGCCGGCGATGACGGAGGTTCTCGACGCCGTGGTTACCGAGGCCGTGGAAGCCCTGGAGCCGGCGCCCACCGCGGAGAAGCCCGACCATGGCATCTTGGCGCTGACCCTCAGGGCCGAGTTCGCCCATAAAAAAGTACTCGCCGAGCGGGAGTCCGAGACCTATCTGGACCTGCGGGTAGATGCCTGGGATGGCCAGGCCGAGGTGCGTCCGCGCCTGAATGTGGCGCTGGTCCTGGATCGCTCCGGCTCGATGGCTGGCGAGCCCATGGCGAAGGCGCGCCAGGCCGCGGCCAGCTTTGTGGAGCGGCTGGAGGAGGGCGATCGCGTCAGCGTGATCGCCTTTGGCGGGGCCCCCGAGGTGGTGGTGGTCCCCACCGCGATCGAGGGCGCGACCCGCGCCCGGGTGATCGCGGCGATCGAGGGCATTGATTCCGGCGGTGCCACCCACCTGAGCGGCGGCATAGAGGCGGCGTCCGGGGCGCTGCGGGGCGCGCGCCAATCGGATTCGGTCGATCGCATGATCGTGATGACCGACGGTCTGCCCACCACCGGCATCACCGCCACCGAGGAGCTTCTGGCGCTGGCTCGCCAGGCGCGCGCCGAGGGCATTACGGTGACGGCCCTGGGCTTTGGCACCAGCTACGACGCGTCGTTGATGGCTTCGCTGGCCGAAGAGGGCGCCGGCAACTACCGCTACATCGCCGGCACTGCCGACGTGGAGCCGGCGTTTAGCGCCGAGCTCGATGCCCTGGCCGCCACGGTGGCCACCGGCGTCACGCTCACGCTCCTGCCCTCGCCGGGGGTGCACATCGAGGAGGTCTTCGGCATGCCGGCCGACCCGAGCGCCGGAGCGCTGACCCTGCACCTGGGAGACCTGCGCGCCGAGACCCGTCGTCGGGTGATGCTGCGCCTCAAAACCCGCGGGCTGCCCCTGGATGGACAGGCCCGCGTGCGCGTCATCCTGAACTACCACGACCGCATCACCGATCGCCCCGTGGAGCACGGGATGGTGGCTACGGCCGGTACCACCCACGACGATGTGGAGATGGTCGCCAGCCTGCGCCCCGAGGTGATGGCCCGCGTCCAGGAGGCCCTGGCCACCCGGGCCCTCTCGGAGGCTACCGAGGCCTACGCCCGCGGTGATCAAGAGGGGGCTACTCGCCACCTCGAAAACGAGCGCCGTCGGATGCGCCGGGCCAGCGCCGACTACGGGCTCGCCAAAGAGGAGATGGCCCCGATGGCGGCCGAGGTCGACGCGCTCAAGGCCCGCATGGGGAGCGCCGCGCCGAGCTCGGCCGCCGGCAAGGCGCTGCGCTTTGAACGCAGCCAGCGCGATCTGGAGCTCAAGCGTGGCGAGGCCACCCCGGGCGCCTGGTAA
- a CDS encoding mechanosensitive ion channel family protein — MAESLLSKCGMLLSILAALMVITLGGLGQSAAQPIDLPFTGPSSSTQQNESTPQKDSASQNDSASSEGSDTGDTPAPEVPSVQVEPVEPGLAHAQEQLEENYADFLVREPLHFDLSLVDNLLSDARIVWNEARVMRADLSRIDPWRLVDWAVPILIALIFGVLFILFDRQALRMAQRTQLFIHADLSPWVTSVLRSAVLLLGRVLALALLIALSYFPIQATFSSAPWTLVLTDALWWLLAYRAAHALIVTSLRLSPVDPGATAHYLRLERFALITLRISLGYILVLVALRNFGYRPDAIGFVAFAFRLTLALAPIYLFFARDAVLALLPDHTSSPLYGIVRRGISANYYGMLAVTIALLLFNAAGFVHAATFILARGYTLIVLVTLSFSAAERLRAFVAQKSEEAQEASDQGDEEASASPLYKAVEQWTLAVGGLLVVVFALRLLALYEPVVTLLKIPLLSVGNVAISIHSLLTVGLIVAATILSIRLFKAVLNAKIYPAFNVDVGVAYAVNTLINYALIVVAFVMSMMALGVQPSAVMVVLASLGVGIGFGLQNLTENLISGFILLFGRAVKKGDFISVNDVYGRVEAVGARSVVVRTPDNYDMLIPSKDIVSGRIINWTFHDSIVRVHIPIGVAYASDPRQVEELLLKAAARDSNILEHPAPDVWLVGFGDNSIDFELLVHFDCRTITERKLRGKFNFVLWEVLHEAGIEIPFPQRDVHLRSVDFLPEINRQLGFARHPSEAADAPRNQTRDGSDAD; from the coding sequence ATGGCTGAATCTCTTCTCTCAAAATGTGGCATGCTTCTCAGCATCCTGGCCGCGCTGATGGTCATCACCCTCGGGGGGCTCGGCCAGTCCGCAGCCCAACCGATCGACCTGCCCTTTACCGGCCCCTCCTCCTCCACGCAACAAAACGAGTCCACTCCGCAGAAGGACTCGGCGTCGCAAAACGACTCGGCGTCAAGCGAGGGAAGCGATACAGGCGACACACCGGCCCCCGAGGTTCCCTCGGTCCAGGTCGAACCGGTGGAGCCCGGGCTGGCTCACGCCCAAGAGCAGCTTGAGGAAAACTACGCCGACTTCCTCGTGCGCGAGCCCTTGCACTTCGATTTAAGCCTTGTCGACAACCTGCTCAGCGACGCCCGGATCGTCTGGAACGAAGCGCGCGTGATGCGCGCGGATCTCAGTCGCATCGACCCCTGGAGGCTCGTCGACTGGGCGGTCCCCATCCTGATCGCGCTGATCTTCGGGGTGCTCTTCATCCTCTTTGATCGTCAGGCCCTGCGGATGGCCCAGCGCACGCAGCTCTTCATCCACGCCGACCTCTCCCCCTGGGTGACCAGCGTGCTGCGCAGCGCCGTTTTGCTGCTGGGGCGAGTGCTGGCGCTGGCGCTGTTGATCGCCCTGAGCTACTTCCCGATTCAGGCCACCTTTTCCAGCGCCCCCTGGACCCTGGTGCTCACCGACGCGCTGTGGTGGCTGCTGGCCTACCGCGCCGCACACGCCCTGATCGTGACCAGCCTGCGCCTGAGTCCGGTCGATCCCGGCGCCACCGCCCATTATCTGCGGCTGGAGCGTTTTGCCCTGATCACCCTGCGCATCTCCCTGGGATACATCCTGGTCCTGGTGGCACTGCGCAACTTCGGGTACCGACCCGACGCCATCGGCTTTGTGGCCTTTGCCTTCCGCCTGACGCTGGCGCTGGCTCCGATCTACCTCTTCTTTGCCCGGGATGCGGTGCTGGCGCTCTTGCCCGACCACACCAGCTCGCCACTCTACGGGATCGTGCGCCGGGGCATCTCGGCCAACTACTACGGGATGCTCGCGGTCACCATCGCCCTGCTCCTCTTTAACGCCGCGGGCTTTGTGCACGCCGCGACCTTCATTCTGGCCCGCGGCTACACGCTGATCGTCCTGGTAACCCTCTCCTTCTCGGCCGCCGAGCGCCTGCGAGCCTTCGTCGCCCAGAAGAGCGAAGAAGCCCAGGAAGCCTCCGACCAGGGCGATGAGGAGGCCAGCGCCTCGCCACTCTACAAGGCCGTGGAGCAGTGGACCCTGGCCGTGGGCGGGCTCCTGGTGGTCGTCTTCGCCCTGCGCCTGCTCGCCCTCTACGAGCCGGTGGTCACGCTGCTGAAGATCCCCCTTCTGTCGGTGGGCAACGTCGCCATCTCGATTCACAGCCTGCTCACCGTGGGGCTGATCGTGGCGGCCACGATCCTCTCCATCCGCCTCTTTAAGGCGGTGCTCAACGCCAAGATCTATCCGGCTTTCAACGTCGATGTGGGGGTGGCCTACGCGGTCAACACCCTGATCAACTACGCGCTGATCGTCGTGGCCTTCGTCATGAGCATGATGGCCCTGGGCGTGCAACCCTCGGCGGTGATGGTGGTGCTGGCCAGCCTGGGCGTGGGCATCGGCTTTGGCCTGCAAAACCTGACCGAGAACCTGATCAGCGGGTTTATCCTGCTCTTTGGCCGCGCGGTAAAGAAAGGCGACTTCATCTCGGTGAACGACGTCTACGGCCGCGTCGAAGCGGTGGGGGCCCGCAGCGTCGTGGTGCGCACGCCGGATAACTACGACATGCTCATCCCGAGCAAAGACATCGTCAGTGGACGCATCATCAACTGGACCTTCCACGACTCCATCGTGCGGGTGCACATCCCCATCGGCGTCGCCTACGCCTCGGACCCGCGTCAGGTGGAGGAGCTCCTTCTCAAAGCCGCCGCCCGCGACTCAAACATCCTGGAGCACCCGGCCCCCGACGTCTGGCTGGTGGGCTTTGGGGATAACAGCATCGACTTTGAGCTGCTGGTGCACTTCGATTGCCGCACGATCACCGAGCGTAAACTGCGCGGAAAGTTCAACTTCGTCTTATGGGAAGTGCTCCACGAGGCGGGCATCGAGATCCCCTTCCCCCAGCGCGACGTGCACCTGCGCAGCGTCGACTTTCTCCCCGAGATCAATCGTCAGCTGGGCTTTGCTCGCCACCCCTCCGAAGCTGCAGACGCGCCTCGCAATCAGACCCGGGATGGCAGCGACGCCGACTGA
- a CDS encoding carboxypeptidase M32: MSAYAELEEHFGKAGRLGDAIGMLYWDMATMMPAGGAEARSEQIATLRVIHHELQTDPKLGELFEKARDEAGLSAWQIANREEMFRQYTHATAVPSDLVSRLSRKGAQTEMVWRSARADNDFARLAPHLAETLELVRETARIKGEALGLKPYDALLDQYEPGGSSETIDAIFDDLAGFLPEFLEAVLAHQAEQPEPVMPVGDFSVERQEKVARRLMETLGFDFEHGRLDTSHHPFCGGVPDDVRLTTFYAPDGFLKGMMGVLHETGHALYERGLPAEWRYQPVGAARGMSVHESQSLLVEMQACRSRAFASFVAPMYRDAFAGTGDAWEVENLYRVMTRVERSLIRVDADEVTYPAHVILRYRLEKAMLAGELEVVDLPEAWRAGMKELLGIEPPDDRDGCMQDIHWMDGTLGYFPTYTLGAMTAAQLFAAADRALDDLDGQLARGEFGGLMGWMGEQIHAKGSLLSTEALLTEATGEALNPRYFKEHLRRRYLPEG; this comes from the coding sequence ATGAGCGCGTACGCAGAGTTGGAAGAGCATTTTGGGAAGGCCGGTCGGCTCGGAGATGCCATCGGCATGCTCTACTGGGATATGGCCACGATGATGCCGGCCGGGGGCGCCGAGGCCCGCAGCGAGCAGATCGCCACCTTGCGGGTGATTCATCATGAGCTGCAGACCGACCCGAAGCTGGGCGAACTCTTTGAGAAGGCCCGCGATGAAGCCGGCCTGAGCGCGTGGCAGATCGCCAACCGCGAGGAGATGTTCCGCCAGTACACCCACGCCACCGCGGTGCCCTCGGATCTGGTCAGCCGGCTCAGCCGCAAGGGCGCACAGACCGAGATGGTCTGGCGTTCGGCGCGGGCCGACAACGACTTTGCCCGCCTGGCGCCGCACCTGGCCGAGACCCTGGAGCTGGTCCGCGAGACGGCCCGCATTAAGGGCGAGGCCCTGGGGCTGAAGCCCTACGACGCGCTGCTCGACCAGTACGAGCCGGGCGGGTCGTCGGAGACGATCGACGCCATCTTTGATGATCTGGCGGGATTTTTGCCGGAGTTTCTGGAGGCGGTGCTCGCGCATCAGGCCGAGCAGCCGGAGCCGGTGATGCCCGTCGGGGACTTTTCGGTGGAGCGTCAGGAGAAGGTCGCGCGGCGGCTGATGGAGACGCTGGGTTTTGATTTTGAGCATGGCCGTCTCGACACCAGCCACCACCCCTTTTGTGGCGGGGTTCCCGACGACGTGCGTCTCACGACCTTTTATGCCCCCGACGGCTTTCTGAAGGGGATGATGGGAGTGCTCCATGAGACCGGGCACGCGCTCTATGAGCGGGGGCTGCCGGCCGAGTGGCGCTACCAGCCGGTGGGAGCGGCGCGCGGGATGAGCGTGCACGAGAGTCAGTCGCTGCTGGTGGAGATGCAGGCCTGCCGCAGCCGGGCGTTTGCGAGCTTCGTGGCGCCGATGTACCGCGACGCCTTCGCCGGCACGGGCGACGCCTGGGAGGTGGAGAACCTCTACCGGGTGATGACGCGGGTGGAGCGCAGCCTGATTCGCGTCGACGCCGATGAGGTCACCTATCCGGCGCACGTGATTCTGCGCTACCGTCTGGAGAAGGCGATGCTGGCCGGAGAGCTGGAGGTGGTCGACCTTCCCGAGGCCTGGCGCGCCGGGATGAAGGAGCTGCTGGGGATTGAGCCTCCCGACGACCGGGACGGCTGCATGCAGGACATCCACTGGATGGACGGCACCCTGGGCTACTTCCCCACCTACACGCTGGGAGCGATGACCGCCGCGCAGCTCTTTGCGGCGGCGGATCGCGCGCTCGACGATCTGGACGGGCAGCTTGCGCGCGGGGAGTTCGGCGGGCTGATGGGGTGGATGGGCGAGCAGATTCATGCGAAGGGCTCCCTGCTCTCAACCGAGGCGCTCTTGACCGAGGCCACCGGTGAAGCGCTCAACCCGCGCTACTTCAAGGAGCACTTGCGTCGGCGTTACCTGCCCGAGGGATGA
- the trpA gene encoding tryptophan synthase subunit alpha produces MGDRLGLLEERAAQRRPLLMVALVTGDPHIDATLDYMGILAEAGVDVVELIVPFSEPAYHGAVLQRAMARAVHEQLGWADIAEVAREFRQSYPSVALVISTYLNRLMAAPMAETFEQLHKAGADALWIYDLPMEEATEVEELSASTGLALVRGVSATTSLERFREIARRAQGLIIWTGHSGGELSLEGEAFEERLRLFGEYTRLPIFASMGVTTGEEAQEVVRAADGVLIGSSVAWLLEGRGPDVKERLRRHIGELRARVDEASATS; encoded by the coding sequence ATGGGCGATCGCCTCGGACTTCTGGAAGAGCGCGCCGCGCAGCGGCGCCCGCTCCTGATGGTCGCGCTGGTCACCGGCGACCCTCATATCGACGCGACCCTGGACTACATGGGCATCCTGGCCGAGGCCGGGGTGGATGTGGTCGAGCTCATCGTGCCCTTTAGCGAGCCGGCCTACCACGGCGCGGTGCTCCAGCGGGCGATGGCCCGGGCGGTGCATGAGCAGCTGGGGTGGGCTGATATCGCCGAGGTGGCCCGGGAGTTTCGTCAGTCCTATCCCTCGGTGGCGCTGGTGATCTCGACCTACCTCAACCGCCTGATGGCGGCTCCCATGGCCGAGACCTTTGAGCAGCTTCATAAGGCCGGAGCCGACGCGCTCTGGATCTACGATCTGCCGATGGAGGAGGCGACCGAGGTGGAGGAACTCAGCGCGTCGACCGGGCTGGCGCTGGTCCGGGGAGTCTCGGCGACGACCTCGCTGGAGCGTTTTCGCGAGATCGCGCGCCGGGCGCAGGGCTTGATCATCTGGACCGGCCACAGCGGCGGCGAACTCTCATTGGAGGGCGAGGCGTTTGAGGAACGCCTGCGCCTCTTCGGGGAGTATACCCGGCTGCCGATCTTCGCCTCGATGGGTGTGACCACCGGGGAGGAAGCCCAGGAGGTGGTGCGCGCGGCCGACGGCGTGCTGATCGGCAGCTCGGTGGCCTGGCTGCTGGAGGGGCGAGGCCCCGACGTCAAAGAGCGGCTCCGCCGCCATATCGGTGAGCTTCGGGCCCGGGTGGATGAGGCCTCGGCCACGAGCTGA
- a CDS encoding matrixin family metalloprotease: protein MIATRRLSGALCALLLLSLAAPARAELYPSAELAGGLHLPAPPSDPRPRAEFNGFAPAPEHFPLRVVLSGPVPEALTRAQVLDALSAAARTWNQVPCAFASFEVDRSEAPGPEAPPAVQVAFAPGSGPNAGRIAWTTYPLRPDERAAVMLSTTAVTWRTTPDPFQLHALSERPAVDLQAALTHELGHVLGLSHTRAYKSATMAASYLRDGSQRRLSADDKLGLCELFATPGSECSREEDCPERAACVAGVCDKRRGQVGDYCAWDLMHCPDECHIDSEPTGTGYCTSPCEQEQEQACPPQFLCRQPEGYLAPFCRFEPAAADAPAGCAQAPGSPAVGWPITLAGLLWARRRRRLGRPATPSR from the coding sequence ATGATCGCGACGCGCCGGCTCAGCGGCGCGCTCTGCGCCCTCCTGCTCTTAAGCCTGGCTGCTCCCGCCCGCGCCGAACTCTACCCGAGCGCCGAGCTCGCCGGCGGCCTGCACCTTCCGGCCCCGCCGAGCGACCCGCGCCCGCGGGCCGAGTTCAACGGTTTTGCCCCGGCGCCCGAGCACTTTCCGCTACGTGTGGTGCTTTCCGGCCCGGTGCCCGAAGCGCTGACCCGCGCGCAGGTCCTGGATGCGCTCTCGGCGGCCGCCCGCACCTGGAATCAGGTCCCCTGCGCGTTTGCCTCCTTTGAGGTCGACCGCTCCGAGGCGCCCGGGCCCGAGGCGCCCCCGGCCGTCCAGGTCGCTTTTGCTCCCGGCAGCGGCCCCAACGCCGGGCGCATCGCCTGGACGACCTACCCCCTGCGCCCCGACGAACGCGCCGCGGTCATGCTCAGCACCACCGCCGTGACCTGGCGCACCACGCCCGACCCCTTTCAACTCCATGCCCTGTCCGAGCGCCCCGCAGTCGATCTGCAGGCCGCCCTAACCCATGAGCTCGGCCACGTACTCGGGCTCTCGCATACCCGGGCCTACAAGAGCGCGACGATGGCGGCTAGCTACCTGCGCGACGGGAGCCAGCGCCGCTTGAGTGCCGACGACAAACTGGGCCTCTGCGAGCTCTTTGCCACCCCGGGCTCCGAATGCAGCCGGGAGGAGGACTGCCCCGAGCGCGCGGCGTGCGTCGCCGGGGTCTGCGACAAGCGCCGCGGGCAGGTAGGCGACTACTGTGCCTGGGATCTGATGCACTGCCCGGATGAGTGCCATATCGACAGCGAACCCACGGGCACCGGCTACTGCACCAGCCCCTGTGAGCAGGAGCAGGAGCAGGCGTGCCCGCCCCAGTTCTTATGCCGGCAGCCCGAGGGCTATCTGGCGCCCTTCTGTCGTTTTGAGCCGGCTGCAGCCGACGCCCCCGCCGGGTGTGCCCAGGCCCCGGGAAGCCCCGCGGTGGGATGGCCGATCACTCTGGCGGGTCTGCTGTGGGCGCGTCGGCGTCGGCGTCTGGGGCGCCCTGCCACACCATCTCGCTGA
- a CDS encoding SRPBCC family protein gives MAWIEGTATKTVIVDAPLEEIATFFATPAQIKECMGDLERFEVVDETTYRWILKAMGAKGISFQGDYTVRYWREGDVVRWESLPGGTMKTTGQVRLRELGPGRTEVTYDETLASDLPIPRLGAKVFRPIVAREIVRGVDSFLDGVRTYLNAGKHRSGES, from the coding sequence ATGGCCTGGATTGAAGGAACGGCGACAAAGACGGTGATCGTGGATGCTCCGCTGGAGGAGATCGCGACCTTTTTTGCGACCCCGGCCCAGATCAAAGAGTGCATGGGGGATCTGGAGCGTTTTGAGGTGGTGGACGAGACGACCTACCGCTGGATTCTTAAAGCGATGGGGGCCAAGGGGATCTCCTTTCAGGGCGACTACACCGTGCGCTACTGGCGCGAGGGGGATGTGGTGCGCTGGGAGAGTCTGCCCGGCGGGACGATGAAGACCACCGGTCAGGTGCGTCTGCGCGAGCTGGGGCCGGGGCGCACCGAGGTGACCTACGACGAGACCCTGGCCAGCGATCTGCCCATCCCGCGGCTGGGAGCGAAGGTCTTTCGCCCCATCGTGGCGCGCGAGATCGTGCGCGGTGTGGACAGCTTCTTAGACGGGGTCCGCACCTACCTCAACGCCGGCAAGCACCGCAGCGGTGAGAGCTGA
- a CDS encoding SurA N-terminal domain-containing protein, translating to MNHLFHILAGKVLMVALSVPLWGCDPGEAPVETSEPPTSVPGVSSGAAPAPEARVIARVNQKAITEDEVERRLDRIDQLYHHARRPFTEQIRHQKRQEVLDRLIDHELLRQHLSETEVSIAPKAVDLEVERRVEEHFGSTTAFKRYLQAEGLSMGEFRREVHDEMVLERSLLDELGAQAVDEAQLREIYQRVAAGRPAGARVKVRRVSLPVGARSLATTITRGGCAPQALPAQADWRDLGWRQRHQLPAAASHLFFDAADAPGGRPSSVVLSSADGTRVDVYCVQERRPAGVRAFDEVVPLLRERASRALLEARRRELLHELREQAEVEVLAESPR from the coding sequence ATGAACCACCTCTTCCATATCCTCGCCGGCAAGGTCTTGATGGTCGCGCTGAGCGTGCCCCTCTGGGGCTGTGATCCCGGCGAAGCGCCGGTCGAGACCAGCGAGCCTCCCACGTCGGTCCCGGGGGTGTCGTCCGGGGCCGCTCCGGCGCCGGAGGCCCGGGTGATCGCCCGGGTCAACCAGAAGGCGATCACCGAGGACGAGGTCGAGCGCCGCCTCGACCGCATCGATCAGCTCTACCACCACGCTCGCCGCCCCTTTACCGAGCAGATTCGCCACCAGAAGCGTCAGGAGGTGCTCGATCGCCTGATCGACCACGAGCTCCTGCGCCAGCACCTCTCCGAGACCGAGGTCAGCATTGCTCCCAAGGCGGTGGACCTGGAGGTGGAGCGCCGGGTCGAGGAGCATTTCGGCTCGACCACCGCCTTTAAGCGCTACCTGCAAGCCGAAGGGCTCTCGATGGGGGAGTTCCGCCGGGAGGTCCACGACGAGATGGTCCTGGAGCGCTCGCTGCTCGACGAGCTCGGCGCACAGGCGGTCGACGAGGCTCAGCTGCGCGAGATCTATCAGCGGGTGGCCGCCGGCCGCCCGGCCGGTGCGCGGGTGAAGGTCCGCCGGGTGTCCCTGCCGGTGGGGGCGCGCTCCCTGGCCACCACGATCACACGCGGGGGCTGCGCGCCGCAGGCCCTGCCGGCTCAGGCCGACTGGCGCGATCTGGGCTGGCGCCAGCGCCACCAGCTCCCGGCAGCGGCCAGCCACCTCTTCTTTGATGCGGCCGACGCTCCCGGCGGCCGCCCCAGCAGCGTGGTGCTCTCCAGCGCCGATGGCACCCGGGTGGACGTCTACTGCGTTCAGGAGCGTCGCCCGGCCGGCGTGCGCGCCTTTGACGAGGTGGTGCCCCTGCTGCGCGAGCGGGCCAGCCGGGCGCTTCTGGAGGCCCGCCGGCGCGAGCTTCTCCATGAACTGCGCGAGCAGGCCGAGGTCGAGGTCCTGGCGGAATCGCCCCGATGA
- a CDS encoding penicillin-insensitive murein endopeptidase produces MGQTHKRLEFVVLLVALLLGMAQSASAANDVNAESDEFSYHQVNDGETLGTIAMHYQVGIDQLLEWNDLESVHIEPETTLVVKSSEEVRGSSEPLPVIHVIRRGDTFEGIARRYGVTIRQVQRWNRRLNPRRLQLGQQVRLHIPGADGKSVSYGRANGGRLYNGVAMQTTPGMRVRNVARSYGTRRVVQLLQAAGADVQARWPDAPDLIVGSLSVRNGGRLRPHRSHQSGRDVDLTYYHRGNVALPDFRNMSVETFDAVKNWHMYKVLIDSGQVEYMFVDYRLQKPLYEYALSIGYTPEELEPLLQYPRGRNVSAGIIRHSRGHLNHVHIRFTCGPQDRNCH; encoded by the coding sequence ATGGGTCAAACACACAAGCGTCTTGAATTTGTGGTGCTGTTGGTTGCGCTTTTGCTGGGCATGGCCCAGAGCGCGTCGGCGGCCAATGATGTGAACGCCGAGAGTGATGAGTTCAGTTACCACCAGGTCAATGATGGTGAGACCCTGGGGACGATCGCGATGCATTACCAGGTGGGCATCGATCAGTTGCTGGAGTGGAACGACCTGGAGAGCGTGCACATCGAGCCGGAGACGACCCTGGTCGTCAAAAGCAGCGAAGAGGTGCGCGGCTCCTCGGAGCCCCTGCCGGTGATCCATGTGATTCGTCGCGGCGATACCTTCGAGGGGATCGCGCGTCGCTACGGCGTGACCATTCGCCAGGTCCAGCGCTGGAACCGACGGCTTAATCCGCGCCGTCTGCAGCTGGGGCAGCAGGTTCGCCTGCATATCCCGGGCGCCGATGGGAAGTCGGTCTCTTATGGGCGCGCCAATGGTGGCCGCCTGTACAACGGCGTGGCCATGCAGACGACTCCCGGGATGCGGGTTCGCAACGTGGCGCGCTCCTACGGCACGCGCCGGGTGGTGCAGCTGCTGCAGGCCGCCGGCGCCGATGTGCAGGCGCGCTGGCCCGACGCGCCCGACCTGATCGTGGGGAGCCTGAGCGTGCGCAACGGTGGGCGCCTGCGCCCGCACCGCTCCCACCAGAGCGGCCGCGACGTGGACCTGACCTACTACCACCGCGGCAATGTGGCGCTGCCGGACTTTCGAAACATGTCGGTGGAGACCTTTGACGCGGTCAAGAACTGGCACATGTACAAGGTCCTGATCGATAGCGGACAGGTGGAGTACATGTTTGTCGACTACCGCCTTCAGAAGCCGCTCTACGAGTACGCCCTCTCCATCGGGTACACCCCGGAGGAGTTGGAGCCGCTGCTGCAGTATCCGCGGGGACGCAACGTCTCGGCCGGGATCATCCGCCACTCGCGCGGGCACCTCAACCATGTGCATATCCGCTTTACCTGCGGGCCCCAAGATCGCAATTGTCATTGA